ATTCTAATGAATCACCTGAAATATAGTTTAAAACTGATGTTTTTTGGTTAAAAATTCCTTCTCTAGCTTGTCCGTAAATTAATCTTGAAAGAAGATCTGAGAAATTATAATTTGGTCAAGTAGCTGAGTCGTAACTAACATCTGGCGTCATTGTATATGTTAATCTTTGTGTATAAGTTGTTTTATTCTCTGATTTTGCATATGTTAAACCAAATTTTTGAGTATTTCCTTCTACTTCTGCTTTTTGAGCTGTAGTTAATGTAGAGAAAGGAACAGTGGCATTATCACCTGATTTATATTGGTTTCATTGTTCGGTTGCAAATTGTGTTTCTTCAACTGTTGCAACTTGATATCTTCTTTGGAATTGTTTTACAACATATTTATTTTGTACATATGCTTGATCAAAATAGTTTGGATTTAATTTCATTGAAAGAACATATGTTTCTGTGTTGTATCCAAGTGGATAGTATTTACCTGAATATAAGGTGTTATCTATTTGTGTTCCGTATCAGTAAACTCCAAGTTCTTTAGCAAGACCTGTTGCTTCTTGTTTAATTTTATTAACTAATGTTGTTGTATCAATATCTTGTTTTTTAGTTCTAACAATAGGTTGATCTTTGTTTTCAACCAAATACTCATAAGGAACTGGTTGGAAGTCATAGTCAGCAAAGATCTTAGTTAAAATTTCATAAAAGTTTGTGCTTTGAGATTGATCTAATCTATTTCAAACAAAATATGAGTTTTGCTCTGCGTCTGTTCTAACTCATGCTTCTCTATTTTCAACATTTCCAATTTGGAAGTTAAATAAATTGAAAAGATATTCGTTATTAAATTCTTTATCGTCAGCAAAATCTGTTGCTTGAATTAATAATTTTCTAGTTTCAGCATCTAAGTCTGCTGTTCCACCTAATCTTCTACGGTTAGATACACCTGATAAATAGGTTCTAGCAAGACCTGCTCAGAAGTCATTTGCAGTCACTTGATATTTAGTTTTTTCACCATTTTGGTTAACTCAATAAGCATTCTTTCTAATTCTAAATTCAACTTTTGAAGCTTTATTTAAGTCTTCTACAAAAGTAGCAGAGTTAATAGATCTTGGATTTTGAGAAGTTGCATTAACTACTGTATTTGAGTAAAATCTTCCATTAATATCTGGTTCTGGTGTAACTTCCGCTTCTTCTGAATCATATGTTTTAACAGTTCCGTCTGGCAATGTAATTAAAATTGCATCAGCATATTCAAATTTCATTTTTTCAACACTAGGACGTAAAATTTGTTTTTCAGAAACTTCTGTTCCATCATCATTTGTTGTTTTAACAACTCTAAAAATTGTTTCACCAGAAGATTCTAATGAAAGAAGTCCTCCTTGAGCTAAATCTTCAATTCTACCTAACTTTCCACCTGATGCTAATGAATGATCGTATTCAAAATCTTCTGCTTGATAGACAAGATTAATTAATGTTCTATAGTATCCTTGTTTTGCTAACTTAGAAAGATCAGCATCAACTGGTGCATTAATAACACTATTAATAAAGTTTAAATCTTCTTGACGTTCTTTGCTAAGTGAAGTATCTCCACCTTTACCAGGATTTGTAGGTGTTGTTTGTTTTGTTCCTGTTCCACAAGCAGCTGATAAAGCAATTGCTGGCGTAGCTGTTGCTAAAAGTGAAGAAAGTAATAATCACCTTTTTTTCATAAGTAAATCTCCTTTAAAATAAATTAAATTTCTCTTATATAAATTTCTTAAATTAGTTCAATCAATTTTAGTAGAACTATAAAATATACCACCACATGTTGAATCACAATCAATTAATTAACCTAAGTTCTTGAATTTTTCGCTAAAAAACTAAATTGATTTTGAATTAATTTAAAAAGATTAAATAATAAATTAGTTTTTGAAACAAAAAAGCTTTGTAGCCTATAAAACTACAAAGCTTAATTTAATATTATTCTTATGAACAACTCAAAATTAACTTAGTAATTCTATAGCACCAATGGTTCAAACCAAAGAGTAGAAATCTTTTATGTTTTTCTACCAACGCTTAAAATTGCCACTTTAAGCATTTCGGCCTTTATATCCTTTCAATAAGTTCCTAGCATGCCTGCTCCCTTATTTACTCTTATTAAAGGCTCCTCTATAGGAGGAACATAAACAGATTTCATTACCATCTGTTTATGTTTTTTGGACAGACAGCAATATTAAAGAATGGTTTTAATATTAATTCTATTAAAACGCATAATGTCTTTAATAATCACTGTCATCTTTCTTTGTTTCATGTAAGTAGTATAACCCAAAAAAATATTTTTCCAAGAAAAAAGCAGTGATTTTTTTAAAAAAATAATTAAAAAATAGATCAAACATGAATTGATCTATTTTTTTCAAAACAATAAAGCTTTTAAAACTGGTTTACTTTTTAACTCGGATAAAGTAATAAAAATATTGATTGCTAAAACAATTGAATTTAAAACTAAGAAAATTTGAAGAATTATTTTTTGTGAGCTCAAATTAACATTAATTAAAATAGTAAGCAAGATCAATAAAATCAAATTCAAAAGAGTGAA
This sequence is a window from Mycoplasmopsis gallopavonis. Protein-coding genes within it:
- a CDS encoding OppA family ABC transporter substrate-binding lipoprotein, which produces MKKRWLLLSSLLATATPAIALSAACGTGTKQTTPTNPGKGGDTSLSKERQEDLNFINSVINAPVDADLSKLAKQGYYRTLINLVYQAEDFEYDHSLASGGKLGRIEDLAQGGLLSLESSGETIFRVVKTTNDDGTEVSEKQILRPSVEKMKFEYADAILITLPDGTVKTYDSEEAEVTPEPDINGRFYSNTVVNATSQNPRSINSATFVEDLNKASKVEFRIRKNAYWVNQNGEKTKYQVTANDFWAGLARTYLSGVSNRRRLGGTADLDAETRKLLIQATDFADDKEFNNEYLFNLFNFQIGNVENREAWVRTDAEQNSYFVWNRLDQSQSTNFYEILTKIFADYDFQPVPYEYLVENKDQPIVRTKKQDIDTTTLVNKIKQEATGLAKELGVYWYGTQIDNTLYSGKYYPLGYNTETYVLSMKLNPNYFDQAYVQNKYVVKQFQRRYQVATVEETQFATEQWNQYKSGDNATVPFSTLTTAQKAEVEGNTQKFGLTYAKSENKTTYTQRLTYTMTPDVSYDSATWPNYNFSDLLSRLIYGQAREGIFNQKTSVLNYISGDSLEFRTILGAAINWKEVSSIQKPNADVLPWLVPVAPDSEINNNVNDHSAPNTPRSSYELLNTLFAVDGQTGQRIDLGNGLGTEISPSETNARTKNSADQIKSEAFDTLSEKFTALLDRFYASTNTPATTKLEFPIFYRFVNVQDTVKKSFEKVVETWNALDKKGRFHATFAKAATDAQWREYWFGNRFQSTIGWHYDYNGIGSGLDGMSATAQVIPMLGVLAYNDEARAKLAISFPRTASAAEAYKKFVEKEGVTKFSIPVSQWGELTNEQYARLSDILGTQKVVNGQTVKLTAEEIAQTQPESFYLLSAKFWLRYTNGEFGAITKKEILELTNELAQISGVHIDALTGILKDSFVPVIGNPSYVSPSVSDNNLDRSNIRIKKQVIGS